In Candidatus Sulfotelmatobacter sp., the DNA window CGCGAGCATCATCTCCTGGAGCGAACGGCGTGGATCGAGCGTGGACATGCGAGCCCAGATACCTCGCGTCTGCGGAAGGCGGTGGCCGGGAACGAGCCGCGCAGTCTAGCGCAGGCTCGACGGCTCGAAAAAGCGCCACACCATCGCCCCGCCGGCAGGCACCAGCAGAATATCGGGAGCGGCTCGAATCGGGATCGCCGCCGAGCCCCCAATGAGCGCCCGGAGGATCGGAATGATCGAGATCTCGCGGTGCTTGCCGGCCTCGAGGCTCATCGGTAGGCCGGCGGTGAGCAGCGTGGTCGGGCAAGCAATCCTGAAGCTCGGTACGCAGCGGCGCGAGCGCCGGCCACAGCCGGGCGTTCTAGTCGTCGAAGACCGCGAAGAATGCCGCTTCGGTGAACGGAACGCGCATCCCCTCAGCCCGGCGCGTCACATCCCGTCGGCTGCCGCCGCTCGATCGGATCCGCCTCGTGATGGTGAGCCCGCTCGACGCCGCCGAATCCGGGCGCGCGAGCGTCGACGGTCGCGCCGTGAGTGCCCTCCATGCTCTACACCGATCCCGGCTCGGTCCACTTGAACACGCGCCGGCCTTCCTTGTCGGTGAAATTTCCGGTCACGATCATGATGAGATCGATCAGATACCAGATCCCGCAGCCGCCGAACGTGAACAGCATCAGCAGGCCGGTGCCGATCTTGCCGACGTAGTAGCGATGAGCGCCCAGGCCGCCGAGAAAGAAGCACAGCAGCACCGCGACCAGGCGCGACTTGGGAGAAACCGCGGCCGTGTTCAAAGTTCAACCTCCGTGGTTGGGCGGGGCGAGTCACGCGGCCGTCACGACCGCGTCTCGGGGAGGGACTTTAGGACTTCGAGCGATCGCAATCCATGGAAGCGATCGAAATGCGTGCGAAGAAACGCCTCCACCACCTTGAGCAGCTCGCCCCAGCGATTGAGCTCGACGTAGTCGCCGGCCTCGGTCACCGGGCGCGACAGAAGCAAGGCGAGGCCCCCGAGCGCGTCGGCCGACAGCGTGATCACGCCCGGCTCGCGCGCGGCGCACGAGTCGCAGAGCAGTCCGCCGCGGGCCGCCGAGAACCATCGCCGCGGCGACAGCGCGCCGCCGCAGCTGGCGCACGCGTCGAGCCGCGGGCGATAGCCGAGCAGGCTCGCGAGCTGGAGCTGAAAAGCGAGCGTCACCGCCGGAAGCGCCGCCACCGGCGCCTCCGCGCAGCCTTCGAGCGTCTGGCGGAGCAGATCGAAGAGCTCGGGGTGCGGCTCCTCGCCCCACACCAGCCGATCCACGATCTCGAGCGCCGCCTGAGCGTGCGCAAGGCGGGTCAGATCCGAGAGCCGACTGCCGAGCGGATCGAGCACCTCGGCCTGCGAGAGGAGATGCAGGTCGCGGTCGGCCTTGAGGTAGCACACCAGCCGCGAGCGCGACAGCGGCTCGAGCGCGAAGCCGAACCGGCTCGGGGTCTTGCGCGCGCCCTTGGCGACTACCTTGCGGAGCCCGTGATCGCGCGTGTAGACGGTGACGATCCGGCTGGTGTCGCCGAGCGGCTGGGCCTTGAGGACGATGCCTTCGGTGGTGAGGAGCGCCATCGCCCCGCAGTCTAGCGGAGCGGTCCAATCACGCGAGGCGCGGGGTGCGTGCTCAGCCGCGCGGCGTCGCGATCTGGCTGGGCTGCACGACGCCGCCCGACACCACCACCTTGAGCCCGTCCTCGATCGGCCAGTCGAGCCGGATCACGTCTTTCTTCGGAAAGTAGTGGACGAAGCCCGACGCGGGATTCGGCGTGTGCGGCACGAACACCACCTCGACGTCCTCGCCGAGCCGTTCGCGCAGATCGGGCTGAACGCGGCCGGTGACGAAGCCCACGCGCCAGATCCCCGGCGACGGCCAGGGCACCAGCACCACCTGCTTGAACGGCGGCTCGCTCCGATCGTTGAGAAACGCTTCACCCAGCGATCGCGTCGAGCCGTAGACCAGCCCGACGCCGGGGATGCGCTGCATCATCGAGTCCCACATCCTGAGCAGCGGGCGGGAACCGATCCACGACGCGACCCACCCCACGATCAGCAGCAACAGCAGGGTGGCGAGCAGGCCCAGCCCGGGGATGCGGTGATAGTCGAGCGCGGCGAAGCGCAGGTAGCGGCCGAGGAGATTGTCGACCCAGTTGAGCAGACGATAGAACACCGCCAGCGTGACCGCCGTGGGCGCCAGCACCAGCAGCCCGGTGAGCAGATAGGTGCGGAGGCGCTTCATGAACCGGCGATCGCGCTCTCGCTCATCAATGCGAGCTGGTTGCCATCCAGGTCGGTGAATTCCGAGAGCCACAGCTCGGAGGTCGGGGTGCGATGGACGAGGTGCGGCGCGGCGCGGAATTTCACGCCCTTCGCGCTCAGCGAGGCATACACCTCCTGAATGTCGGGCACCCGGAAATAGATGGCCGAGCCGCGCTGCGGGTTCTCTCCCGCCGGCATCACGCCGACCAGCAGGCGCACGTTTCCACACATGAAGAACGCCATCTGCGGCGGCGCCGCGAACAGAAAGGGGAGGCCGAGCACGTCACGGTAGAACGCGATCCCGCGGTCGAAGTCTTCGACCGGAATCAGCAGCTGGGCAATCGTGGCATTCGAAAGGTTCACGCCGGCCTCCTCGCTCCGTGTGAAGACACCGCGCGGGCGGGTGGTGCTCAAGGGGAGACTCCGGTCTCCGGCGGGAATGTAGCGTGATCGGGCGGGGGCCGTCACCGCGCCCCGATCCGACCGGAAACCGCCGCTCGCGAGAGCCGCTTCGACAGCTCGCGGACCGCGGCCGCGCCACTCCTCAGCGCCCGCTGCTCGCGGCGGCGCATCTCGCGCCGCTCGGCCGCGTGCCGGTGATCGAGCCCGGCGAGATGGAGCGCGCCATGCACCACCAGGCGCGCCAGCTCCTCCCCCGGCGTGACGCGAAAGCGACGGGCCTGCTCGCGCACCCGATCGATCGAGATCGCCAGATCGCCGTGGATCAGCGTGTATGTCGCGCGACGTGGCGCCGCGGGCCCGGCGGGTGCTTCCCCGTATTCGAAGCTCAGCACGTCGGTGGCGCGATCCAGTCCGCGCCAGGAACGGTTCAGCCGCCGCAGAGTCGCGTCGTCGGCGAGCAGCACGCCGACGTCGCCGGCCCGGCGACCTTCCGAGCGGAGGGCGGCCCGAACCAGCGCGCGCAGCGCCGGTGCCAGACCGGAGAAACTACGTGGACTCCTTACGGAGATCGGCATCGGTCCGGGTGCGCCGGGTGGGGTCGGCGGGATAGGGCGCGCGCACGTGGAACGTGGCGGTGAGTACGGGGATGAACGCCTCGCGGATGCGCGCCAGGTCCTGGAGGGTGAGACCGCAATCGTCGAGCTGACCCTGCTGCACGCGCTCCTCGATGATGCGCGTGACCAGGCCGCGAATCCGGCTCGGCGTGGGCTCCGCCAGCGCGCGCGAGGCGCCCTCGACGCCGTCGGCCAGCATCAGGATCGCGGTCTCGCGCGAACGCGGGCGCGGGCCGGGATAGCAGAAGTCCTCGCGGCGCGCGCTCGGGTCGTTTTCGAGCGCCTTGTGATAGAAGAACGCCATCACCATGGTGCCGTGGTGCTCGGGAATCGCGTTCTGCACGGCGCGCGGCAGCCGCTCCTTGCGCGCCATCTCGAGACCCTCGGTGATGTGCGACTTCACCACCAGCGTGCTCATGCTGGGAGTGAGCCGCTCGTGGCGGCTGCGCGAGGAGGCCGGCTCGTTTTCGGCGTAGTACTCGGGTTTCGAGAGCTTGCCGATGTCGTGGTAGTAGGCCTGCACGCGCGCGAGCAGGGAGTTGGCGCCGATCGCTTCCGCCGCGGCTTCGGCCAGGCTGCCGACCACCATGCTGTGGTGATAGGTGCCGGGTGCCTCGAGCTGCAGGCGCTTGAGGATCGGCCGGTTCAAGTCCGACAACTCGAGCAGCGTGATGTCGGAGGTGAGCCCGAACAGGTGCTCGACCGGCGGCAGCATGACGAAGGCGAGGGACGCGGACAGGAAGCTGCCCACCCCGCCCCACATGATGTCACGCAGCAGGACGCCGGCCTGCGTGCCGCGCGCCAGGTCCCAGGCCAGGATCGCCGCCAGGTTGGCGAGGGCGATCGCCAGCGTGGCGCGCGCGAAATGCCAGCGGTGGCGGAGCCGCACCACCGAATAGACCGCGGTGACACCGCCCATCACCGCCACCGGCACGAACGGCGGTTTGAGCTCTCCCACCGTGATCACCAGCACCACCAGCACCAGGGTGTAGACGAGCGCCGGGCGCTTCTCGAGCAGCGACGCCACCACCAGCGGCGCCAGCGCCAGCGGCACGGAGAACTCGGGCAGGCCGAGCATGCCCACCAGCACCTCGGCGGCCGCCAGCACCACGGCGGTGAGCAGGGTGAACATGGCGAGCATCGAGTTGTCGCGATAGACGCCGGGCAGCTCGACGCGCAGATAGGCGGAGAACACGGCGATGAACAGCAACATGAGCAGCATGCGCGCGACCGGCGGATAGAGGGCGTCGCTGCTCGGGCGGCGCGCGGCTTCGAGCCCGCGCAGCGAGCGCAGCTTGAGCACCGCGTCGTGCGATACGCGCTGATTGGCGTCGACGATCAGCTCGTCCTTCTGCACCGTGCCGATCGTGGCGGGAACCGAGCCGCGGGCCTGCACGCGGCGCCATTCGGTCTCGGCCCGATCGTAGAGGACGTTGGGTTCGGCGAAGGTGGCCGCCAGCTCGCCGAGCAGCCGCGCGCCGGCCGGATCGCCGGGAAACGTCCCCCGCGCCCGGGTGGCGATCTGATCGAGCGCCTCGCGGCGGTCGAGCAGCGAGGCCGAGGACCGCGGAGTCTCGGTTTCGCCCTCGCGCACCGCAACCACCCGATAGCCCGAGATCAGCCCGTCGCGCTTCTCGGCCACCAGCCCGGCGTCGTAGACGTCGTGCAGCCACTGCCCGATTTCCTGCAGCGCCCGCCGCGCGCGGCCCGGCGCGGCCAGGGCGTTGGCGCTCTCGTCGCTGAGCGGCACGCCGAGCGCCTTCAGACGCTGCGCGCGGTCCGCCGAATGGAGCGTGGCGTCGGTGACGGTGGTGAGCACCCGCTCCTGGAACGAGCCGAAGCGGCTGAGCGTCTCGGACGAGACACGCGGATCCACGGTGAACACCGGGTGCACCGCGGCCGCCGCCTGATCCTGCTCGCGCCGCAGCTCGGTTTCGTCCTTTTCGACTCGGAAGTCCATTGGCGCCACCACGCGCTCGCGCGCGATGTCGCCTTCGCGATAGCGATATTTCTCGGGGACGCCGCGCGCCGCGGGCAGCAGAGCCGCCAGCGCCAGCAGCACGGCAACCAGACCGGCGCGCGCGCCGAAGTACCCCCATCGCACGCTGCGCGCGCGATCGGGAAGCGCCGGCTTGCTGGCGACGTCCTGAGAAGTCACGAGAGCTCCGAAAAAAGCGGCCGCGCCCAGGCTCCGCGCCTAGGCCGGATCGCCGGCCGGGCCGGATTCCTCGGCCTCGCCGGATGCGGACGAGTGAGGTTCGGCGTCGTGCGGAGCGACGTCCTCGCCCACCCCGTCATCGGACTGGCCGTTCATGCGCGCATGATAGTCGTCGAACGCGCGGATGATATCGCGCACCAGGCGGTGCCGGACCACGTCCTCGGGATGGAAGTAGATGAACTTGATGTCGGAGACGTGCCCGAGAATCGACTGGATCCGCACCAGCCCCGAGCTGTTCGGATCGCGCAGATCGATCTGCGTGATGTCACCCGTGATCACGGCGCGCGCGTTCACTCCCATGCGGGTCAGGAACATCTTCATCTGGCGCACCGTGGTGTTCTGCGCTTCGTCGAGGATCACGAACGAATTGTGAAGCGTGCGCCCGCGCATGAAGGCGAGCGGCGCGATCTCGATCACGCCCAACTCGATGTAGCGGCGCATGCGGTCGTAGGACATGAGATCGGCGAGCGCGTCGTACATCGGGCGCAGGTAGGGATCCACCTTTTCCTGCATGTCACCGGGCAGGAAGCCGAGACTCTCGCCGGCCTCGACCGCCGGGCGCACCAGGATGATGCGATCCACCTTCTTCTGGCGGAGCGCGTTGACCGCCGCAGCCACCGCCAGATAGGTCTTGCCGGTTCCCGCCGGCCCGATCGCGAACACCACTTCGTGCTCCTCGAGCGCCTTCAGGTACTCGGCCTGCGTTGGAGTGCGCGCCTTCACGTTCTTGCGATCGAACGCGTAGCCCGGGGCGCCGTCGTAGGCGTCGGCGAGCCGCACGTAGCCGTTCCCATTGCGCTTCATGAGCCCGAGGGCCGAGGCAACGTCGGCCTCCTCGATCACCTTGCCGCGCTCGGCGAGATCCACCAGCTGCTCGACCGCCCGGGCCGCGGTGCCGACCGCCTCTTCGTCACCAGC includes these proteins:
- a CDS encoding TM2 domain-containing protein, which codes for MNTAAVSPKSRLVAVLLCFFLGGLGAHRYYVGKIGTGLLMLFTFGGCGIWYLIDLIMIVTGNFTDKEGRRVFKWTEPGSV
- the recO gene encoding DNA repair protein RecO → MALLTTEGIVLKAQPLGDTSRIVTVYTRDHGLRKVVAKGARKTPSRFGFALEPLSRSRLVCYLKADRDLHLLSQAEVLDPLGSRLSDLTRLAHAQAALEIVDRLVWGEEPHPELFDLLRQTLEGCAEAPVAALPAVTLAFQLQLASLLGYRPRLDACASCGGALSPRRWFSAARGGLLCDSCAAREPGVITLSADALGGLALLLSRPVTEAGDYVELNRWGELLKVVEAFLRTHFDRFHGLRSLEVLKSLPETRS
- a CDS encoding HDIG domain-containing protein, translated to MTSQDVASKPALPDRARSVRWGYFGARAGLVAVLLALAALLPAARGVPEKYRYREGDIARERVVAPMDFRVEKDETELRREQDQAAAAVHPVFTVDPRVSSETLSRFGSFQERVLTTVTDATLHSADRAQRLKALGVPLSDESANALAAPGRARRALQEIGQWLHDVYDAGLVAEKRDGLISGYRVVAVREGETETPRSSASLLDRREALDQIATRARGTFPGDPAGARLLGELAATFAEPNVLYDRAETEWRRVQARGSVPATIGTVQKDELIVDANQRVSHDAVLKLRSLRGLEAARRPSSDALYPPVARMLLMLLFIAVFSAYLRVELPGVYRDNSMLAMFTLLTAVVLAAAEVLVGMLGLPEFSVPLALAPLVVASLLEKRPALVYTLVLVVLVITVGELKPPFVPVAVMGGVTAVYSVVRLRHRWHFARATLAIALANLAAILAWDLARGTQAGVLLRDIMWGGVGSFLSASLAFVMLPPVEHLFGLTSDITLLELSDLNRPILKRLQLEAPGTYHHSMVVGSLAEAAAEAIGANSLLARVQAYYHDIGKLSKPEYYAENEPASSRSRHERLTPSMSTLVVKSHITEGLEMARKERLPRAVQNAIPEHHGTMVMAFFYHKALENDPSARREDFCYPGPRPRSRETAILMLADGVEGASRALAEPTPSRIRGLVTRIIEERVQQGQLDDCGLTLQDLARIREAFIPVLTATFHVRAPYPADPTRRTRTDADLRKEST
- the ybeY gene encoding rRNA maturation RNase YbeY, translating into MPISVRSPRSFSGLAPALRALVRAALRSEGRRAGDVGVLLADDATLRRLNRSWRGLDRATDVLSFEYGEAPAGPAAPRRATYTLIHGDLAISIDRVREQARRFRVTPGEELARLVVHGALHLAGLDHRHAAERREMRRREQRALRSGAAAVRELSKRLSRAAVSGRIGAR
- a CDS encoding DUF502 domain-containing protein, producing the protein MKRLRTYLLTGLLVLAPTAVTLAVFYRLLNWVDNLLGRYLRFAALDYHRIPGLGLLATLLLLLIVGWVASWIGSRPLLRMWDSMMQRIPGVGLVYGSTRSLGEAFLNDRSEPPFKQVVLVPWPSPGIWRVGFVTGRVQPDLRERLGEDVEVVFVPHTPNPASGFVHYFPKKDVIRLDWPIEDGLKVVVSGGVVQPSQIATPRG
- a CDS encoding VOC family protein encodes the protein MSTTRPRGVFTRSEEAGVNLSNATIAQLLIPVEDFDRGIAFYRDVLGLPFLFAAPPQMAFFMCGNVRLLVGVMPAGENPQRGSAIYFRVPDIQEVYASLSAKGVKFRAAPHLVHRTPTSELWLSEFTDLDGNQLALMSESAIAGS
- a CDS encoding PhoH family protein, yielding MNVRKFPIEHLEPVSLLGQNDANLRHIEKLVPVRITLRDGTLTLAGDEEAVGTAARAVEQLVDLAERGKVIEEADVASALGLMKRNGNGYVRLADAYDGAPGYAFDRKNVKARTPTQAEYLKALEEHEVVFAIGPAGTGKTYLAVAAAVNALRQKKVDRIILVRPAVEAGESLGFLPGDMQEKVDPYLRPMYDALADLMSYDRMRRYIELGVIEIAPLAFMRGRTLHNSFVILDEAQNTTVRQMKMFLTRMGVNARAVITGDITQIDLRDPNSSGLVRIQSILGHVSDIKFIYFHPEDVVRHRLVRDIIRAFDDYHARMNGQSDDGVGEDVAPHDAEPHSSASGEAEESGPAGDPA